Proteins encoded together in one Entomobacter blattae window:
- the rpsT gene encoding 30S ribosomal protein S20, whose protein sequence is MANIASARKRIRQTERRTARNTARKSRMRTFIKKVEHAIASGNKEEALTALKIAQPEMQRAASKGVVHKNTIARKLSRLSGRIKNLVTV, encoded by the coding sequence ATGGCGAATATCGCATCAGCGCGTAAGCGCATCCGTCAGACGGAACGGAGAACAGCCCGTAATACCGCTCGTAAATCTCGTATGCGGACCTTTATCAAAAAGGTAGAGCATGCTATTGCCTCTGGTAATAAAGAAGAAGCTCTAACAGCTTTAAAGATTGCTCAACCAGAAATGCAACGTGCAGCTTCAAAAGGGGTTGTGCACAAAAATACCATTGCTCGTAAGCTGTCTCGTCTCTCAGGGCGGATTAAAAATTTAGTTACCGTCTAA
- the mutM gene encoding bifunctional DNA-formamidopyrimidine glycosylase/DNA-(apurinic or apyrimidinic site) lyase produces the protein MPELPEVETIMRGMAQSLSGHCIQSVTVRRADLRKPFPANLKECLEGSSILGFTRRAKYICMNLSHSWTLLLHLGMSGRVLLKSRPLDIITPHEHLSFETKEGIHFSLIDPRRFGIVDLAKTGLEGDHPLLRHLGKEPFDPTFTVEYFHQKLSRHKAAIKSVLLDQRVVAGLGNIYVNEALFVAKISPFKAASSLKSYEVKKLKAALQAVLAQAIEAGGSSLRDYVKADGSMGYFQKEWKVYGCKDALCKHCGTVIESRFLAGRSTFYCRNCQKV, from the coding sequence ATGCCAGAATTGCCGGAAGTTGAAACCATTATGCGGGGAATGGCCCAAAGCCTGAGTGGGCATTGTATCCAATCTGTTACAGTTCGGCGGGCCGACTTGCGTAAGCCTTTTCCGGCCAATTTAAAAGAATGCCTAGAAGGGAGCAGTATACTGGGTTTCACGCGCAGGGCAAAATATATCTGCATGAACTTATCTCACTCGTGGACATTGCTGCTCCATTTAGGGATGTCGGGCCGAGTTCTCTTAAAATCTCGGCCGTTGGATATCATAACCCCCCATGAACATTTAAGTTTTGAGACAAAGGAGGGGATACATTTCTCTCTTATTGATCCGAGGCGTTTTGGAATAGTGGATTTGGCAAAAACTGGGTTGGAGGGTGACCATCCATTGTTAAGACATCTCGGAAAGGAGCCTTTTGATCCAACCTTTACGGTTGAGTATTTTCACCAGAAACTAAGCCGTCATAAGGCTGCGATCAAGTCTGTTTTATTAGACCAGAGGGTGGTAGCAGGCCTTGGAAATATCTATGTGAATGAAGCCTTGTTTGTAGCAAAGATTTCCCCTTTTAAGGCAGCAAGCTCCTTAAAGAGTTACGAGGTTAAAAAACTTAAGGCCGCCCTGCAGGCTGTTCTTGCACAGGCCATTGAGGCTGGGGGGTCAAGTCTGAGGGATTATGTGAAAGCTGATGGCTCAATGGGGTATTTCCAAAAAGAATGGAAAGTTTATGGCTGTAAAGATGCCCTTTGTAAACACTGCGGAACCGTCATTGAAAGCCGTTTTCTTGCAGGACGCTCGACCTTTTATTGTAGGAATTGCCAAAAGGTATAG
- a CDS encoding class I SAM-dependent methyltransferase — translation MNSLPHDSAISGQAPENTTDFGYKNVPVKEKEQLVRAVFDSVAPKYDIMNDLMSLGIHRVWKKIFITDLRPSPSATLLDLAGGTGDISFGWLGKGGGNAILSDINFSMLSVGRERALERALVSRLEFAVIDAENIALPNGSVERVSMAFGLRNCTNKLAVLKEAYRVLKPGGRFLCLEFSKVAIPPLSPLYDIWSFKVLPEMGALIAKDRESYQYLAESIRMFPNQQTLADMFEEAGFEKVSYQNLSGGIAAIHSGWKL, via the coding sequence ATGAACTCCCTTCCTCACGACAGCGCAATTTCTGGACAAGCTCCTGAAAATACAACAGATTTTGGCTATAAGAATGTTCCTGTTAAAGAAAAAGAGCAGTTAGTACGGGCGGTTTTTGATAGTGTAGCCCCAAAATATGATATTATGAATGACCTTATGTCTTTGGGAATCCATAGAGTCTGGAAGAAAATATTCATCACTGACCTTCGCCCTTCACCCTCTGCCACGCTTTTGGATCTTGCAGGAGGAACAGGGGATATTTCGTTTGGTTGGCTTGGAAAAGGTGGCGGTAATGCCATTCTCAGTGATATCAATTTTTCCATGCTCTCTGTAGGGCGCGAGCGCGCATTGGAGCGGGCCTTGGTTTCCCGCCTTGAGTTTGCAGTTATTGATGCTGAAAATATTGCCCTTCCAAACGGAAGTGTGGAGCGGGTCAGTATGGCTTTTGGGCTCAGAAACTGCACCAACAAGCTGGCGGTCTTAAAGGAAGCTTATAGAGTCTTAAAACCAGGTGGGCGGTTTTTATGCCTTGAATTTTCAAAAGTGGCCATCCCCCCCCTCTCTCCTCTTTATGATATATGGTCTTTTAAAGTTCTTCCTGAAATGGGCGCTCTTATTGCCAAAGATAGGGAGAGTTATCAATATTTGGCAGAGAGTATCCGTATGTTTCCTAATCAGCAAACCCTAGCTGATATGTTCGAGGAAGCGGGCTTTGAAAAAGTGAGTTACCAAAACCTTTCTGGTGGAATAGCAGCCATTCATTCCGGCTGGAAACTCTAG
- the coaBC gene encoding bifunctional phosphopantothenoylcysteine decarboxylase/phosphopantothenate--cysteine ligase CoaBC yields MSEASLTPSSKKVLMIITGGIAAYKTIELTRALVREGLQVRCVLTAEAAHFVTPLTLQSLTGEKVYTDLFSLTDEQEMGHIALSRWADIIVVCPATAHIMARAAHGLADDLASTLLLVHLKRTPVILAPAMNVAMWHNPSTQRNLLTLQQDGYHIIEPEEGEMACHEYGVGRLASLERIHNAIRSTLQQEEGDILNETLLRSLPAPLRILITAGPTHEPIDPIRFISNHSSGQQGYTLAKAFHDLGQQVILVSGPTALHPPPQVEVIDVETALEMHEACMEVLPVDIAIMAAAVSDWRVQFVPDQKMKKSQHQGPLQLTLIQNPDILAEIAQHSQYRPKLVIGFAAETENIEDNALQKLKKKKCDWIIANDVSASTGIMGGEENQLQVFTTHSKEGWSQKKWPRMKKQLLASYLAQSILEYYNNLL; encoded by the coding sequence ATGTCTGAAGCTTCCCTGACACCTTCATCCAAAAAAGTTCTTATGATTATTACGGGTGGCATTGCTGCCTATAAAACCATTGAGCTTACAAGAGCTTTAGTACGAGAAGGTTTGCAGGTCCGTTGTGTTCTGACCGCAGAGGCGGCCCATTTTGTTACACCACTAACCCTTCAGTCCCTTACGGGTGAAAAAGTCTATACCGACCTTTTCTCTTTAACTGATGAACAGGAAATGGGCCATATCGCCCTTTCCCGATGGGCTGACATTATTGTTGTCTGCCCTGCAACAGCCCATATCATGGCAAGAGCTGCTCATGGGCTGGCCGATGATCTGGCCTCAACCTTATTATTGGTTCACTTAAAAAGAACCCCCGTCATTCTTGCCCCTGCGATGAATGTTGCCATGTGGCACAACCCTTCCACTCAACGTAACCTCTTAACCCTTCAGCAAGACGGCTATCATATTATCGAGCCTGAAGAAGGAGAAATGGCGTGCCATGAATATGGCGTTGGCCGCCTTGCTTCCCTGGAGAGGATTCACAACGCTATTCGTTCAACCCTTCAGCAAGAAGAGGGGGATATATTGAACGAAACACTGCTTCGTTCCCTTCCCGCCCCTCTTAGAATTCTGATTACAGCGGGCCCCACACATGAGCCCATAGATCCCATTCGTTTTATCAGTAACCATTCTTCAGGCCAGCAAGGCTATACCTTAGCCAAGGCTTTTCATGATTTGGGACAACAGGTTATTCTGGTGAGTGGTCCAACGGCTCTTCATCCGCCACCTCAGGTGGAGGTTATTGATGTTGAGACGGCATTAGAAATGCACGAAGCCTGCATGGAGGTTTTACCAGTTGACATTGCCATTATGGCAGCGGCTGTCTCGGATTGGCGTGTACAATTTGTGCCTGATCAGAAGATGAAAAAATCTCAGCACCAAGGCCCCTTACAGCTCACGCTTATTCAAAACCCCGATATTCTGGCAGAGATTGCTCAACATTCTCAGTATCGCCCAAAACTGGTTATAGGATTTGCAGCGGAAACTGAGAATATCGAAGACAATGCCTTGCAGAAACTCAAAAAGAAGAAATGTGATTGGATCATTGCCAACGATGTTTCCGCGTCTACAGGCATTATGGGGGGAGAGGAAAACCAACTCCAAGTTTTTACCACACACTCTAAAGAGGGATGGTCACAAAAAAAATGGCCTCGTATGAAAAAGCAACTTCTAGCCTCTTACTTAGCGCAATCAATCCTTGAATATTATAACAACCTTTTATAA
- the dut gene encoding dUTP diphosphatase, with protein MSTDIKVKVFQMAHARDLPLPQYETSGAAGFDFPAAIEDELVILPFGRALIPTGLQIALPEGYELQIRPRSGLALKNGITLPNSPGTIDEDYRGEIKVILMNCSDDPFIITRGMRIAQGVLAPVVRLSWEKVEGLEETVRSEKGFGSTGH; from the coding sequence ATGAGCACGGATATTAAGGTAAAAGTCTTTCAAATGGCGCATGCTAGAGACTTGCCACTCCCTCAATATGAAACCTCCGGCGCCGCAGGCTTTGACTTCCCAGCCGCCATTGAGGATGAGCTGGTGATCCTGCCTTTTGGGCGGGCCCTTATTCCAACAGGCCTTCAAATAGCCTTACCAGAAGGCTATGAGCTCCAAATTAGGCCCCGTTCAGGCTTAGCCCTAAAAAATGGTATAACATTACCTAATTCGCCTGGAACGATCGATGAGGACTACCGTGGTGAAATTAAGGTTATTCTTATGAATTGCAGTGATGATCCTTTTATTATAACACGGGGAATGCGCATTGCCCAAGGCGTTCTTGCCCCCGTTGTAAGGCTTTCATGGGAAAAGGTAGAGGGATTGGAAGAAACCGTCCGCTCAGAAAAAGGCTTTGGCAGCACAGGCCATTAA
- a CDS encoding ABC transporter permease yields MKNLQRLPAAVFMSRTKLSWLDLVSILCIIAFAILVGSAARHTLAPLSAADATTIHLDPSWLPSYALRTVLRMFAALFFSLLFTFTYAVWAAKNPRVGMILVPVLDILQSVPILGFLTFTVVFFMGLFPGQVLGAELAAIFTIFTSQAWNMAFSMYQSLKTVPSDLEEVAKTFQLTPWQKFWKLEAPFATPSLVWNTMMSMSGGWFMIVYSETISVGQTSFALPGIGSYVGAAIDQRNIMAVIYAIIAMFIVIISYDQLLFRPLVTWSSRFRMETVQENPQKDPWVSLILRRTPFLHWLFGKIGDGLSFLGSLPLGKKASPSLLDDKRKNTKYDILWYGLLLVFSLLALEEVVRFCYYNISIFEVFLAIKLGFYTLLRVIAMIALASLIWVPAGVYIGLNPAWAQKAQVIAQIFSAFPANLFFPIFVLFIVHFHLNSNIWLTPLMILGTQWYILFNVVGGAASFPTDLKEVTKSFHIQGWLWWRQVILPAIFPSYITGALTASGGAWNAAIAAEVASWGSITLSASGLGAYIAHATTAGDTTKVGLGMVVMSSYVLIFNRAVWRPLYNYASRRLSIS; encoded by the coding sequence ATGAAAAATTTGCAACGTCTTCCCGCCGCAGTTTTTATGAGCCGGACCAAACTGAGTTGGCTGGATCTGGTTTCCATACTCTGTATTATTGCGTTTGCTATCCTTGTTGGATCAGCGGCACGGCATACGTTAGCCCCCCTCTCTGCAGCCGATGCCACAACCATTCATCTTGATCCATCCTGGCTACCCTCTTACGCCTTACGCACGGTATTGCGTATGTTTGCCGCCTTGTTTTTTTCGTTATTATTTACATTTACCTACGCTGTATGGGCGGCAAAAAACCCGCGTGTAGGAATGATTTTGGTACCTGTGCTGGATATTTTGCAGTCTGTCCCCATTTTGGGGTTTTTGACCTTTACGGTTGTCTTTTTTATGGGTCTGTTTCCTGGGCAGGTATTGGGAGCAGAACTGGCCGCTATCTTTACTATTTTTACCAGTCAGGCCTGGAATATGGCCTTTAGCATGTACCAATCCCTTAAAACAGTCCCTTCCGACTTGGAGGAAGTGGCAAAAACCTTTCAACTGACCCCTTGGCAAAAATTCTGGAAACTTGAAGCCCCCTTTGCAACCCCTTCCCTGGTTTGGAACACGATGATGTCTATGTCAGGGGGGTGGTTCATGATTGTTTATTCTGAAACAATCAGTGTAGGGCAAACAAGCTTTGCCTTGCCAGGTATCGGCTCTTATGTAGGGGCTGCTATAGATCAGCGAAATATCATGGCGGTGATTTATGCCATTATTGCCATGTTTATTGTTATTATTTCTTATGATCAGCTTCTTTTTAGGCCCTTAGTCACCTGGTCATCGCGCTTTAGAATGGAAACAGTCCAAGAGAATCCCCAAAAAGATCCCTGGGTTTCTCTTATCCTTCGCAGAACCCCTTTTCTACACTGGCTATTTGGAAAAATCGGTGACGGTTTATCCTTCCTAGGAAGCCTGCCCTTAGGAAAGAAAGCCTCTCCAAGCCTTTTGGACGATAAGAGGAAAAACACAAAATACGATATTTTATGGTATGGTCTTCTCCTTGTTTTCTCCCTTTTGGCATTAGAAGAAGTGGTTAGGTTTTGTTATTATAATATCAGTATTTTTGAGGTCTTTCTTGCTATAAAATTAGGGTTTTACACTCTGCTTAGGGTTATCGCAATGATTGCACTGGCCAGTCTTATATGGGTGCCAGCTGGAGTTTATATTGGGCTAAACCCAGCCTGGGCCCAAAAGGCTCAAGTGATTGCCCAAATATTCTCGGCCTTCCCCGCTAATCTCTTTTTCCCTATTTTTGTTCTATTCATTGTTCACTTTCATCTGAATAGCAACATATGGCTAACCCCCCTTATGATTTTGGGAACACAATGGTATATCCTCTTTAACGTTGTAGGAGGAGCGGCCTCTTTTCCAACAGACTTAAAAGAGGTTACCAAAAGTTTCCATATCCAGGGCTGGTTATGGTGGCGACAGGTCATATTACCTGCTATTTTCCCTTCCTATATCACGGGTGCCCTTACCGCTTCAGGGGGCGCATGGAATGCTGCCATTGCTGCTGAAGTCGCCAGTTGGGGTTCTATAACGCTCTCTGCTTCTGGATTGGGGGCCTACATCGCCCATGCCACCACAGCGGGTGATACCACAAAAGTAGGCTTAGGCATGGTGGTAATGTCCAGCTATGTTCTTATTTTTAACCGAGCTGTTTGGCGCCCCCTCTATAACTACGCTAGCCGCAGGCTTTCCATTTCCTAA